The Candidatus Acididesulfobacter guangdongensis region CTATGCTATTCTATGGTAGTTTTTGTAAAACCTAAACTTGGCTACGATGATGCGCTGGACGCCTTTAATGTTCACGCTATCGGCGGAGCATGGGGAGCGCTTGCGACAGGATTATTTGCCGACCCGCTTATAAATCCTGGACACAGCGGCTTATTTTACGGCAATCCTTATCAGGTTGTAATTCAGCTGATAACCATTGTATCGGTCGCCGGTTATTCTTTTATAATGAGTTATATAATATTTAAACTTATAGATAAATTTATGGGCTTAAGAGTGAGTAAAGAGGAAGAAGCTATGGGTCTTGATATCACTCAGCATGATGAATCCGGTTATAATCTGTAAGTAAAATAACTTACTTAGAACTCTTAATAAAAACAAAGATGCTTATAATTAAGCAGCAACATTAATTTATTTGATCCTTCATGGCTTGTAAAAAAACATTGTTAAATTTGTTTTTAGCCATGAAGGATTTTTATATATAATGTATCATGTATAAAAAATAATGATAAAATATAAACAGTTAATAAATTAAAGAATAATACCAAAGAATAAAACAGCAAATTCAACAGAATATTTTAAAATTTTTGATGATATAATATTTTTTAATCTTGTTAATTTTTTCATGAAAACACAACCTTTCTGATAGAACAAATAATTTTATAGAATTATGGATATTAAATTTAAACTTATTTTAAATAATATAAATTATTCAATAATTCTTTTTAATGAAGAATTAACGATTGAATTTTTAAATATTGCCGCTCAGGAACTTACAGGATATTCGGATTATTTCTCTTATTCCAATCACTTAAACGCAAACCAATTTTTTCATAATAATAAATATATTATAGCTAAGATAAATGAAGTTATGAAGACTGGGGAAGGTTTTATTGATTTTGATTTTGAATTTTATAAAAATAATAGACAAAATAATAAGAGGTCAATAATAGTCGAGATAGCTAAAATTAATGATGACGAGAAATATTATATACTTATATCCATGAAAGATATAACGAGATTTAAAGAAATGGATAATATTATTAAAAATGAAGAAAAGCTGCAAAATTTTTCAAGATTTATAGCCGAAATTTCCCATGAGATTAGAAATCCGCTTGGCGGAGTAAAGGCTTCCGCATCATATTTAAAAAAGAAAATTATTGAAGAACACGATTCTCTCCCTGAAAGCTTAAAAGAGTTATCGCAGTTTACAGAAATAATTGTCAAGGAGATAGACAGAATTAATATTTTGATAGAAGACTTGCTGTCATTATCTAAAAATCATAAAATAAATGCGGAAATGCTCAATGTAAATAAAGTTATAAACGAAATCATCGAAATAGAGACTGCGGTTAATTCAGAAAAGAATATAAAATTTATTAAAGAATTTGACCCAAGTCTGCCGGAAATATTTGCTTCAGAGGATGCTTTAAAACAGGTTTTTTTGAATATAATAAAAAATGCTATTGTGGCTGTTCAGAATAAAAATAAAGGATTTATCAGAATCACTACAAGAATTGATGCCGAAAGAAATATTCCAAAATTTATAAAAATAATTTTTTCGGATAACGGCGTAGGAATCAGCAAAAAAGATTTTAATAAATTATTTGAACCGTTTTTTACTACTAAAGAAAAAGGCACAGGATTGGGACTCGCAATATCGCAGAAAATTATTTTTGAACACAACGGTTTTATAAATGTGAAATCAGTGAAAAATAAAGGCACGGATGTAATTGTTTATTTGCCTGAAGGGAAAAATAAAAAAATCGCGCATCCTATAAATCATACATAACGTTTATTGTCAGACCCGATATTATTTTTGGATAAAAAAAGGTAGATTTTTGAGGCATTCTTAAATTAAGCGATGCTATTTTTGTAACATCTTCAATTTTTGTCGGATTCATTAAGAAAACGGCTTCTATTTTTTCTTGTTTGTTATTATTATTGCAGGTATTATTTTTACCGGATATGCTGTTTATCGCATTCAAAGCATCTTTTTCATATATAATAAACCGCTGATTATCTATATCCGACTGTTCCATATGCAGAATATTTTTAAAAATATAGTTTTGCAATATTGAGACGTCTAAGCGTTCCAACGGATTATCTATAGTATTCTTAACAGTATCTTTTAAAGAGATTACAAAATATTTTCCTGATTCGTGAATAAATCCGAATGATGAATTATCCTTATTTTTATTGAGGTCGTTGACAATGTTTTGGGCGTCTGACTGTATAACGGTAAAATTTTTCTCAATTTCATTTATAAAGTTTTCAAGTTTTATTTTTTTATTAATTATGCATCTGTGAGTAGGCAAAATAATCATTCCTTCCTGATTAATCGGAGCGAAATACATCATGCAGTAGTCTGCGTTGATTTTTTCATTATTGCTGCCGGCAGATTTTATATAGTTTCTAAAATTTAAACATGTTTCAAATCTGTGATGACCGTCCGCAATATATATACTTTTATCCTCCATTTTCATTTTTACAAAATCAATTAAATTTTTGTCAACAATTCTGTATAACTTATGTGTTTCGTTTTTATCGTCTGCAAATTCAGAAATTTTACAGGCGTTACGGTTTTCAATAGAATCGGTTATAAAATTGACTATAGATTTGTCGTTGTCTTCAAATATAGAGAAGATAGAACTGAGATTGGCTTTTGTAGCCTCCATTAGTTTAAGCCTGTCTTCTTTAGGCTTAGCGAGGGTTTTTTCATGACCGAAAATCTGTGAATTTTCTTTCTGCTCCGGTAGTTTAAATAATGAAATAAAACCTATCCGCTCATATTTTTTACCTTCAGACGTAAAACCTTGCAAATATAAATATATTGCCTCTTCAGGTTCGCGGATCAGAATATTTTCCCTGCTCCATTTATTTAATAGTTCATCGGCACGGATATATTTATTGTCGGCAGGAGAATCATCATTATTTTCTTTGCCAAGGATAAGTCTTATAATATTGTATTCAGATCTTTTGTGCAGTGCGTCCTGAAGTTCTTTGCTTATAACGTCATAAGGCGGAGCGGTAACCTCATCAAACTTAATTTTGTCGGTATTATAAATATATGGCTTAAAAGGAGCTATTACAGTTTTTTGCATAATATATTATATCTATTATTTTTTAAATTAATGTAATAAAGCGGTTTATAATACCGGAGCTGCGCCGGGAGCAATATATGAGTGTAATCCCGGAATAAGCAAATCTACCCCGAGATATGTGCATATTACAACGATAAAGCCGATAACGGCGATCCATGCCATTTTCTTTTCATTCCAGCCTTTGGTGAGTCTTGCATGGATAAATACGGCATATGTAATCCATGTAATTAACGACCATGTTTCTTTAGGGTCCCAGCTCCAGTATCCGCCCCAGGCATTATCTGCCCATGCAGCTCCTATTACAATTCCTATTGAAAGAAACAAAAATCCAAAAACTACGACCTTGTAAATAGCTTCGTCTAAAATATCGATAGACGGACTGAGCAATATAAACTGCTTATATAGCAATATGAAAGGATAAAATATGATAGAAGCTATTTTTTTTATCGGATTAATTTTTTTCGAAGATTGTGGTGTATTTTTATCTTTATTATATTTATTGGTTTGATTATATTTTATCAGAAATAAAATGCCTATACCGAACGCTGCCGCAAATGCTCCGTAAGCTAAAAATAGCGAAATTATATGATAAAGGAGCCAGTAGCTTTTCAGCGCAGGTATTATGTACGGTTCTATCGCACTTGTAGATAAGGGATAAAATGTTGCGAATGCGAGAGCGCATATAGATATAAATGTCATAATAAAGCCGAGGGAATTGAAATTGTAAAATAATTTTAATAAAATAAAACCGAATAAAATTACATAGGCGAAAAAAACTAAAGAATCGTACAGGTCTATAAGCGGCGGAATGTATATTCCTATTTGGTACGAGTACCGCCATCTTATAACAAAAGCAAAAGTCTGCAGGGCGAACGCAGCTAACACTATTACGAAAGAAGCCGTAGAAGCCAGTTTGTTTGCCGTAAACATATATATAAAATATCCTACAAAACTTATAATTATCATAAGTAGGGATATAGTAAAATAAAAAGACCCGTCTAAAATTGAAGCGTTCATGTGAATCATATTTATGTATCCTCAGAGTATTCCGTTATTTTAAATGCGTATTCTTTAAGTTATTAAGTATTGTATTGCATGAAAATTTATTTGAAAAAAGTATCAAATTCGCCGGTACTTTTAGGGTATTTAAACATCCTTTATATCTGTTTTTTAAATATTTCCGTAAGTCTATCCATCATAGAGTAGAACGATGCAAATTTCTTGTGGGGGATAGATAGTATCTCAACTTTGTTTGTTTTTTCGTTTTCGGATGACGTAACCCTTATCCATAAAGACTGCTGATTAAAGAAAAATGAAAAGAATAAAGCAAAAATTAAGATAGCAGAACCAATCCACACGATATCGGTATCCACATTTTTTGTGATTTCCACGCCGCTGTAAAAGTATGTTTTTATTCCGGCAAAAATAAAAGCTATATTATTGTTATATTTTGCAAAAAATAAAGGCATATTCCCTTTTTTTGTTCTATAGGGCAATTCCTGAAAAACGAGAGGACTGCTAACCGTTTTATTATTTTTAATTACCGATATATAGAAAGGAATCTGGTCTTTTGCAGGGTGTTTAAAAAAATTAAATGAAAATTTTATATTATTTATTTTTGAATTATATATTTTTTCGGGTACAGCATATATCAGTCTTTTATTATTTTTATTGCTGTTTTTCAAATTAAGCACTAATATCTGTGCGGCGTTAGGTTTATAATGACCGTAGCTTGCCTGATAAATAGTTATCCCGTCATATGTGAGCGGATGATTAACCCTTATTGATTTAGTAAGAATAGTTATATGCTTTTTTATAATCGTCAGCGTGCTTATATAAGCCTTCGGCATTCCGTTTTTATAATATTTTGTTACATAATTGTCTAATTTTATTTTGAAAGGCAGCAGAACGGGATTATTATTTTTTAATAAATAAGAATGTTGAACGGTCTGCCCTACTTTGATATTTGTGTACGATCTGTATCCAAATGTCACGCCGAGAAAGACACCTGCCAGGATTACTATTGCGCCGAGATGAGCAATATTCGGCGATATTCTGAATATAGAATTTTTTGAAAAAAATAAAAAATTCCCTGGATCGTTTTTTTTATTATTGGTATTGCTGCTTGCATCTCCGTTTTTGCTGCTATTTTTTTGAATTTTTTCATTCTCGCCGCTCTTAAAATGATTATTATTTCCGTCTATATTTTGCAGCACAGGTTTTCCAAATTTTTTACCGAATGTTTTTTCGGCAAAATTTAATATTTCAGATGGGCTTTTTGATGATTGCATTGTTATATATTTAGCTTTATAGCTATTTTTCTTCAGAGCGTTGTCAAAAGAAGTATCCGGGTCTATGATATTTTTAATAACCTTAGGAAGTTTATTAGCCGAAGAAATTATCATTGTTAAAATAAGCAGTGCGGCAAGACCGACGAAATACCATGAGTCGTAAATATTTAAAAATCCCAGCCAGTAAAGAATATGAAAAACATTATTGCCGTAAATTATTTTATATTGCGCTATAGTATCGCCCTGGTCTATTACTGTTCCGATTATTGAAATTGCGGCTATAAGTATAAATAAAATTATCGCTAATTTTATTGAAGAAAAGAATTTATTTAATTTTGATAGCATAGAGTTTTATGTTTTTTATTATATTGAAAAATTAATTAAAAGTTAAGTTTATTGGTTTATGTGGTATCTTGACAGTTGCAAGTATATCATAGGTACTATTGATATTATTCTACTTCTTGTTTCTTGTTTCATTATTCATTGCTTCAAATTGCACTTAAAATTGTAAATGCTATAAATTGTATTTTATTTTCCGCATTCATAAATTATATTGCTTTTAATTTAGATTGTAAAGCAAAATTGTCAATTTTGTCTTTAAAAAAAACATATAAAACTTGACAAAAAACAAATTTATTGGTTTAATTATTATTAGCACTCTATATTACAGAGTGCTAATAATTGTATATGTAAAATATTGTATATATAATATGTAAGAAATTGTATATATAATATGTAAAAAATAGAGATGAATTTATGGAAGAGTTTCTTAATGAGCGTTTTCAGGAAGTATTGCACTGCATAATAGAAGAATATATTGTTACCGCTAATCCTGTAGGCTCGAAATTTATTGCCGGAAAATGTTCTTTAAACTTAAGTTCTGCTTCAATAAGAAATATTATGGCTTCTCTTGAGGAAAAAGGGTATATACATCAGCCTTATTTTTCGGCGGGCAGAGTACCGACTTCTTCAGGCTATAAATTTTATATTAACAGCATCTTAAAGACAAAAAAAATATCAAAACAGCAGAAAGAGGAGATTAGAAGCAGTTTTAATATTTCAGGCAGGGATATAAAAAAAATATTATGGCAGGCGGTACATTTACTGTCGGAAATTTCGCATTATATGCCGATTGTACTGGCACCTGAGAGAAATTACGCCAGTTTGTTGCATATTGAATTTATAAAATTAGATAAATCAAATATTCTTGTAGTTACGGTATTTGACGGCGGCATTGTTGAAAATAAAATAATTAGCGCCGACAGAGATTATAATCAGGCGGAGCTCACCAAATACTCGGCAGAACTAAATGAAATAATCAACGGGCATAATATTGACGAATTAAAAGATGTCATCCTGAAGGGTATTGATAGAGACAGAGAAAGTTTTTTTTCGTTGTTAAACGGTATTATTTTTAATTTTGATTTAGTAAAGAATAAAATAGAGAATGAGGACGATTATTTATATATCGGTTCAAGAATGAATTTATTCGATGAACCTGAGTTTTCAAATTATGAAAAGATTAAATCTCTTATTAAAGCTTTTGAAGATAAAAAAACTATAATAAAATTGTTGGAACTCGCTAAACAAAAAGAAGGTATTCATATATTTATAGGTTCGGATACCGAATGGTCCGATATTAACGGTTTATCGGTGATTACGGCGTCTTATCATAGCAAGAAAGGATTTGCGGAAGGTTCGATAGGTCTTATAGGACCGTCAAGAATGAACTATGCTATGGCTATTCCGGCGGTAAATTATATGGCAAAGCTTTTATGTGATATAATTTAAATATTTTAATGAATCAACTAAATAAAATTAAAATTAAATAAATAATAATCAATCGGGAGAATTGAAAATATGATGGATGATAATAAAAGAGACGAAAATGATTTTAGAAGTGAAGATAATGATGAGGCAAAAGATGTTGATGAATTAAAAGAAAATAAAAAATCGTCGTCAAATAATATAGACATAGCGGATTTAGAGCAGATGGCTGAACCGGCATCTCTGACCGAAGCGTTAGAAAGTCTTAATTATATAAAAAACGCATTTATAAATTTAAGGAAAGAATTTGATGAATTAAACGAAAAATATCTTAAAATTCTGGCTGATTCAGAAAATTTCAGAAAAAGAATTATCAGAGAAAAAGAAGAATCGTTAAAGTATTCTAATGAGCGTCTTGTTAAAGATCTGCTGCCGATTCTTGATTACTTAGACCTGGCTATAAACCATTCAGCTTCATATATCGACAACGATGTGTCCGGCAATCTTAAAGTTTTTGTTGACGGCGTTAAAATGGCTAATAATGAATTTATAAAAGTTTTGCAGAATCATGGTGTTAAAATTATAGAAACGGAAAATAAAGAATTTGACCCTAATTTTCATGAGGTAGTCGAGATGGTAAAAGATTCAGCTGAACCAGAAGGGAAAATTGTAGAAGAAAAAAGGAAGGGGTATGTTTATAAAGACAGACTGTTGAGACCATCTTTAATATGTATTTCTAAGTCTGACGGCAGCTGTTAAGTCAATAATAAAATAATAAGCCGACAATCGGTTTTAATAATATAATTTAATATAATATTGATTAATTACCGTAATAGATATAAAATTATAAAAACAAATAAAATGATTAAAAATAATTAAAATATATATATAAAAAAGGAGAGATAAAATTATGGGAAAAGTTATCGGAATTGATCTGGGAACTACCAATTCTTGCGTTGCTATTATGGAAGGGAAAGAACCTGTAGTTATTGCAAATTCTGAAGGAGCAAGAACGACCCCGTCTATCGTTTCTATTACGGATAGCGGAGAAAGATTAGTCGGACAGGCAGCTAAAAGGCAGGCAGTTACTAATCCTGAAAATACCATTTATGCCGTCAAAAGACTTATCGGAAGAAAATATAACGCACCCGAGGTACAGGCTTTTAAAAAAATATGCCCTTACAAAATTGTCGAAAATGATAACGGCGATGCATGGGTAGAGGTCAGGGGCAGGAAATACAGTCCCGCAGAAATATCTTCAATGATTTTAATGAAAATGAAAAAAACCGCAGAAGATTATCTCGGAGAAACCGTTACCGAGGCTGTTATTACCGTCCCCGCTTATTTTAATGATTCGCAGAGGCAGGCAACAAAAGATGCCGGCAAAATAGCTGGACTTAATGTTTTAAGGATTATCAACGAACCTACAGCATCTTCTTTAGCTTACGGTTTAGATAAGAAAAAGGAAGAAAAAATCGCGGTTTATGATTTAGGCGGCGGAACTTTTGATATTTCAATTCTTGAACTCGGCGAAGGCGTGTTTGAGGTTAAATCGACCAACGGAGATACTTTTCTTGGCGGAGAAGATTTTGACCAGCGCGTTATAGATTATTTAGCCGATGAATTTAAAAAAGATTACGGAATTGATTTGAGGAACGATAAAATGGCGCTTCAACGGTTAAAAGAAGCTGCGGAGAAAGCAAAAATAGAACTTTCTTCTGCTCTCGAGACCGATGTAAATTTGCCGTTTATCACCGCTGACGCAAGCGGTCCTAAACATATGAATTTAAAAATAACAAGAGCAAAACTGGAGCAGCTAACAGGTGATTTAATAGAACGGTCTATGAAACCGGTTGGAATTGCTCTGAAAGATGCGGGTTTAACTACCTCGCAAATAGATGAAGTTGTTCTTGTAGGCGGACAGACTAGAATGCCTAAAGTTCAGGAAAAAGTTAAGGACTTTTTTGGCAAAGAACCAAATAAAGGAGTGAATCCTGATGAAGTTGTTGCCGTAGGAGCTGCAATTCAGGGAGCTGTTCTTAAGGGCGATGTCAAAGACGTACTGCTTCTTGATGTAACTCCACTATCTTTAGGCATTGAAACATTAGGCGGCGTTACGACGAAGCTTATTGAAAAGAACACTACTATACCTTCAAGAAAAAGTCAGATATTTTCGACGGCGGCAGATAATCAGCCGGCTGTTACAATTAATGTGCTTCAGGGCGAAAGGGAAATGTCTTCCGACAATAAAAGTTTGGGCAGATTTGAACTTACAGGGATACCTCCTGCTCCTAGAGGAGTTCCGCAGATTGAAGTTACGTTTGATATTGATGCAAACGGTATTGTGCATGTTTCTGCCAAGGATTTAGGAACAGGCAAGGAGCAGTCCATTAAAATAACTTCTTCAAGCGGTTTGTCTAAAGAAGAAATAGATAAAATGATTAAAGAAGCCGAACTTCACAAAGATGAAGATAATAAAAAGAAGGAACTTATAGAAGCCAAAAATCATTTAGATACATTAATATATTCCGTCGAAAAACTATTAAAAGACAATGCCGATAAGATAGAATCTACGGAAAAGATGACTGCCGAAGAGAAGGTTTCGGATGCTAAAAAAGCTTTAGAAGAGGGTGATGTTGACAAAATTAAATCGGCTACCGAGGAATTAGAGAAAGTATCTCACTCAATAACGGAAGCAATGTATAAAAAAACAGCAGAACAGCAATCTGCAGGGTCTTCTCAAAATCAAGAGGAAGCGCAGACTGAAAAACCGGCTGATGAAAATGTGGTTGATGCCGAATTTGAAGAAGTAAAGGATAAAAAATAAGTTATATTAATGTATTTTTTAACTAAAATGTTAAAAATATTAAAATAAAATAAAAAAATAATTATTCTAATCAAATATGGCAACAAAAAGAGATTATTACGAAATATTAGAAATTGACAGGAACGCAACATCGGCAGAGCTGAAAAAGGCGTACAGAAAATTAGCCATTAAGTATCATCCAGATAAGAATCAAGGCGATAAAGAATCTGAAGAAAAATTTAAAGAAATAAATGAAGCTTATGAAATTCTTTCAGATGAAGAAAAAAGAGCCGCCTATGACAGATTCGGACATGAAGGCGTTTCTCAAGGAGCAGGCGCCGGGTTTAGCAGCGGTTTCGGAGATATTTTCAGTGATTTTTTCGGCGATATGTTTGGTTCAAAACAAAATAAACGGACTAGACAAAGAAGAGGGGATGACCTTCGCTATGAACTTAAAATAAAATTTGAAGAGGCGATATTTGGCGCCGCCAAAGAAATAAAGTTCAGAAGATATGAAAAATGCGAATCATGTGATGGAACAGGCGCAAAAAAAGGAACCAAACCCGTTGTTTGTCCGGTTTGCAAAGGCACAGGCGAGATAAGGCAGCAGCAAGGTTTTTTTACTATTACGAGAACTTGCTATAAGTGCAGCGGTGAAGGAGAAATAATTGAAAACCCGTGTCCGTCATGCTCAGGACGCGGCAGGGTTATTAAAGAAAAAAAACTTGAAATAAAAATTCCAGCAGGAATAGACAGCGGCAACAGGCTCAGGGTGTCAGGAGAGGGCGCATCCGGTATTTTCGGCGGTCCTCCTGGTGATCTTTATGTCGATATTACGGTTGAACCGCATCATTTGTTTAAAAGAAAAGATGAGGATATTTATGTAACAGTTCCTATAAATTTTCCTCAGGCAGCAATGGGATGCGATATCGAAGTGCCTACTTTAGAAGGTAAAGCAAATTTGAAAGTCCCTCAAGGTACTCAGAGCGGGACCCAGTTTACTTTTAAAGGTAAAGGAGTTTATAGGTTAAACAGTCAATCGAGAGGGAATGAATATATTAATGTTATTGTTGAAACGCCGACCAATCTGACTGCGAAACAAAAAAAAATTTTAGAAGAATTTACACAAGAAAGCGGGGAAGATTCACATCCTATTAAAAAATCATTCTTTGAAAAAATATTTTCAATAGGAAAATAGATAAATAGATAAAAATATTCAGCCTCTCTGTGCTGCATTTAAATATATTTGAGCAGTTTATATATTCTTTTGCCGCGGCAGAGAGGGTTTTTATTTAACCCAACTTCACCACTTTTATTATTCTAAAATTATAACCCGCTGGTATTATTATATTTTATTTTTTTATTTTGTAGTCCCCATAGACATTTTTATTGCCCCATAAATATAGTAATATCAATGTGTTAATGTGTTGCTGATAATTATGGTGAAGTTGGGTTAATAATCTACATTTTTAAATTTAATATCTGTTATATTATCTGCTTCTCTGTGATTTTCATTTAATTTTGTCAAATAGTCGTTTATTTTTTGAATAAATTCATCTTTAAGAAAATTAAGTTCAAAAGATAAAACAGGACTGTCTGTGAATACGGTTAATGTTTTCCCTCTGATATATTTCGGTTTTGTTTTACCGCCTAAATCTTTTCCGCAGATATCAATCCAGTTAGTAGTTAAAAGCAATGTATCGTAGTCTGATATTTTTAATTTATTTTTTAAAATATCTGATAAAATGTCCTTTAAATTTGTAGGTAAATTTTTTGATAAATTTTCTTGCAAATTTTTAGGGTAAGCAGTTTTCATTTTTTTTATTTAAATTTTATTGCTTTATTTTTATAATTTAAGTATTATTTAAATTATAAAATGATAGCAATTTATTTTATTGATTTAATTTTATAATTTAATTAATCTATTATATAATATAAAAGAAAAAAAGGTAATATATACTTTAATCCTGCAATAGAAAATATTTATGCATTTCTTTGCTCGGTTAAGCAAAATATAAGAAAAGGTGTCAGACACCTTTTTCTAAATAAAAAAAGATAATATATATAAAAAACAAGCTAAAGTCTGTGTTATTTTAAACGATTACAATAATATGCGTATTTTATGTCCATTTTGTGCGACCTCTTATGACATTGACGAGTTATTGCTGCCGGACGGCAATATTAAAGTAAGATGCAGGAACTGCGCAAATATTTTTATTATAAATAAAAAAATCGGCGTAATTACGGATAATAGCAGTGGATTTAATATTACTGGAGAAAAAGAAAAAAATAATTCGGACCAAAAAAATATAGAAGGCAATATAAAAGGGAAGGAAGAATCGGAAAAAAATGAAAAAGCCTATGACGTTAAGACAATTAGTGACGAACATAGCGCGGAATTTGGACATAAAACAGATTTAACTAATAAAATAGAAGCAGATAAAGCGCAAGAATATAAAACACAAGAAAAAGAAAATAAGAATATTTTTGAATCTGAAGAAATAAAAAAAATTCTTAAGGAAATAACCGACGATATAGAGAAACCGGACGCAGTAAAATCGCCGGATGCACTTGATGATAATAATAAAAAAAAAGAAAAAATAAATAAAGACGACGGTTCAAGAAAGCTAAAAAATAAAAATAATACAACAAAAAAATTATTTTTGATATTTCTAATACTTATTGTTATTATAATAATATTATATGCGCTCGATTTTTTTGGGATTATTTATATTCCTTATTTAGTTGGTGCAGGCAGCTATATTAACGGGAATTTTTTTAAATTAATGTCTGAATTGTAAAGAGTTTTATTTATACATATGAATGATGAATTATTAAACAGCAAAGCACATGATTGTGTTTTTTGTAAAATAGTAAGCGGAATAATAAAAAGCGACATTATAAAAGAAACGAATGGCTTTATTGCAATAAAAGATATAAATGCCGTATCCCCATTGCATCTTCTTATAATATCCAAAATACATTATGATTCCATAATAAATACCGACGAATTGTTTGATGGAAATGAATTACTGCAATTAATAAAAGAAATCTCTAAAGAGTACAGTCTGGATTCTGACGGTTTTAGGCTTGTTGTTAATACCGGTATTGACGGCGGGCAGACTGTTATGCATTTCCACGCACATTTAATGGCAGGCAGAAGCTTTTCATGGCCGCCGGGTTGATTCATATATATATTTTATCTCGCCTTGAACGCTTATTTCAATGTTCCGGATGTTGCATTGTAAATATTATATTATATTTATTGTTTTATATGTTAAAGATGT contains the following coding sequences:
- the ccsB gene encoding c-type cytochrome biogenesis protein CcsB — protein: MIHMNASILDGSFYFTISLLMIIISFVGYFIYMFTANKLASTASFVIVLAAFALQTFAFVIRWRYSYQIGIYIPPLIDLYDSLVFFAYVILFGFILLKLFYNFNSLGFIMTFISICALAFATFYPLSTSAIEPYIIPALKSYWLLYHIISLFLAYGAFAAAFGIGILFLIKYNQTNKYNKDKNTPQSSKKINPIKKIASIIFYPFILLYKQFILLSPSIDILDEAIYKVVVFGFLFLSIGIVIGAAWADNAWGGYWSWDPKETWSLITWITYAVFIHARLTKGWNEKKMAWIAVIGFIVVICTYLGVDLLIPGLHSYIAPGAAPVL
- a CDS encoding DUF1015 domain-containing protein, whose protein sequence is MQKTVIAPFKPYIYNTDKIKFDEVTAPPYDVISKELQDALHKRSEYNIIRLILGKENNDDSPADNKYIRADELLNKWSRENILIREPEEAIYLYLQGFTSEGKKYERIGFISLFKLPEQKENSQIFGHEKTLAKPKEDRLKLMEATKANLSSIFSIFEDNDKSIVNFITDSIENRNACKISEFADDKNETHKLYRIVDKNLIDFVKMKMEDKSIYIADGHHRFETCLNFRNYIKSAGSNNEKINADYCMMYFAPINQEGMIILPTHRCIINKKIKLENFINEIEKNFTVIQSDAQNIVNDLNKNKDNSSFGFIHESGKYFVISLKDTVKNTIDNPLERLDVSILQNYIFKNILHMEQSDIDNQRFIIYEKDALNAINSISGKNNTCNNNNKQEKIEAVFLMNPTKIEDVTKIASLNLRMPQKSTFFYPKIISGLTINVMYDL
- a CDS encoding PAS domain-containing protein, encoding MDIKFKLILNNINYSIILFNEELTIEFLNIAAQELTGYSDYFSYSNHLNANQFFHNNKYIIAKINEVMKTGEGFIDFDFEFYKNNRQNNKRSIIVEIAKINDDEKYYILISMKDITRFKEMDNIIKNEEKLQNFSRFIAEISHEIRNPLGGVKASASYLKKKIIEEHDSLPESLKELSQFTEIIVKEIDRINILIEDLLSLSKNHKINAEMLNVNKVINEIIEIETAVNSEKNIKFIKEFDPSLPEIFASEDALKQVFLNIIKNAIVAVQNKNKGFIRITTRIDAERNIPKFIKIIFSDNGVGISKKDFNKLFEPFFTTKEKGTGLGLAISQKIIFEHNGFINVKSVKNKGTDVIVYLPEGKNKKIAHPINHT
- the dnaK gene encoding molecular chaperone DnaK, translated to MGKVIGIDLGTTNSCVAIMEGKEPVVIANSEGARTTPSIVSITDSGERLVGQAAKRQAVTNPENTIYAVKRLIGRKYNAPEVQAFKKICPYKIVENDNGDAWVEVRGRKYSPAEISSMILMKMKKTAEDYLGETVTEAVITVPAYFNDSQRQATKDAGKIAGLNVLRIINEPTASSLAYGLDKKKEEKIAVYDLGGGTFDISILELGEGVFEVKSTNGDTFLGGEDFDQRVIDYLADEFKKDYGIDLRNDKMALQRLKEAAEKAKIELSSALETDVNLPFITADASGPKHMNLKITRAKLEQLTGDLIERSMKPVGIALKDAGLTTSQIDEVVLVGGQTRMPKVQEKVKDFFGKEPNKGVNPDEVVAVGAAIQGAVLKGDVKDVLLLDVTPLSLGIETLGGVTTKLIEKNTTIPSRKSQIFSTAADNQPAVTINVLQGEREMSSDNKSLGRFELTGIPPAPRGVPQIEVTFDIDANGIVHVSAKDLGTGKEQSIKITSSSGLSKEEIDKMIKEAELHKDEDNKKKELIEAKNHLDTLIYSVEKLLKDNADKIESTEKMTAEEKVSDAKKALEEGDVDKIKSATEELEKVSHSITEAMYKKTAEQQSAGSSQNQEEAQTEKPADENVVDAEFEEVKDKK
- the hrcA gene encoding heat-inducible transcription repressor HrcA translates to MEEFLNERFQEVLHCIIEEYIVTANPVGSKFIAGKCSLNLSSASIRNIMASLEEKGYIHQPYFSAGRVPTSSGYKFYINSILKTKKISKQQKEEIRSSFNISGRDIKKILWQAVHLLSEISHYMPIVLAPERNYASLLHIEFIKLDKSNILVVTVFDGGIVENKIISADRDYNQAELTKYSAELNEIINGHNIDELKDVILKGIDRDRESFFSLLNGIIFNFDLVKNKIENEDDYLYIGSRMNLFDEPEFSNYEKIKSLIKAFEDKKTIIKLLELAKQKEGIHIFIGSDTEWSDINGLSVITASYHSKKGFAEGSIGLIGPSRMNYAMAIPAVNYMAKLLCDII
- a CDS encoding nucleotide exchange factor GrpE, which encodes MMDDNKRDENDFRSEDNDEAKDVDELKENKKSSSNNIDIADLEQMAEPASLTEALESLNYIKNAFINLRKEFDELNEKYLKILADSENFRKRIIREKEESLKYSNERLVKDLLPILDYLDLAINHSASYIDNDVSGNLKVFVDGVKMANNEFIKVLQNHGVKIIETENKEFDPNFHEVVEMVKDSAEPEGKIVEEKRKGYVYKDRLLRPSLICISKSDGSC